A stretch of DNA from Methanogenium sp. S4BF:
GATGTCACCGGGAAAAAACTGGCAGAGGAACGCATCTTCCGGCTGCTTCGTGAGCAGAAGGAGCTGCTGGGCATCATTAACAAGAGTCCGGCAGTCGTGTTTCTCTGGAAGGCCGAGGAGAACTGGCCGGTGGAGCGGGTTACCGAAAATGTGTCCCTGTTCGGCTATACCGTTGATGACTTTGTTTCCGGACGGGTTATTTTCAGCTCCATTATCCACCCGGACGACCTGGAGCAGGTCGGTGCCGAAGTGAAATACTACAGTGCTCATCAGACAGATAATTTTGTCCAGAAATACCGGATCTATGGAAAGGACCGGAAAATACACTGGATCGAAGACTTTACGCATATACGCCGCAGTAAAACCGGGAGCATCACCCATTACCAGGGCATTATTATCGATATCACCGAGCGGAAATTGGCTGAAGAGGCCCTGCAGCTGAGCCGGTCACGCTACCGGCAGCTGTTTGAGTCATCGCCGATCTCTCTGTGGGAAGAGGATTTTTCAGCAGGGAAGAAGGGTCTTGACCGGCTCAAAGAGGCCGGAGTCACCGATTTCAGGGCCTATTTTGAAGAGCATCCCGAAGAGGTCGTCCGGTTTGCCGGGATGGCAGAAATACTGGATGTGAACAATGCCACACTGCATCTGCTGAAGGCGGAAAATAAAGACGAGCTTACGGCCGGTCTTGGGAATATCTTTACCGATGAATCCCTAAAGACCTTCCGGGAAGAGCTCATCACCCTCGCAGAGGGAGGGCTCCGGTATACGGGTGAGGGCGGCCACAAGACACTTTCGGGTGACGAAATTTCCGTGATTCTGCAGATGGTCGTCGCTCCCGGATATGAACAGAGTCTGGGAAGGGTTCTCATATCCCTGCTGGATATCACCGACCGGAAGAGAGCGGAAGAGGCGCTTGCCAGGGAGAAGGCCAACATTGAATATATTCTGGACAGTCTGCCGGGGATGTTTTACATGTTCTACCTGTTTGACTCTACCGGCCGGTTTATCCGCTGGAATAAGAATCTGGAAACCCTGACCGGCTATTCCGGGGAAGAGATCTCACGGATGAAGCCCCTGGAGTTCATCGATGAAAAATATCAGGATACCGTAACTGAAGGGATCAGGAAGGCATTTTCAGAAGGGTATGCTGACATCGAAGCAGGTATTGTCACGAAAGACGGCAGAAAGATTCCGTTTTTATTTTCCGCCAGCAGTAAAATCATCGGGGATTCTTCCTACATTCTGGGAATGGGTCTTGATATCAGCAGGACGAAGGAGGCAGAACAGGAGATCCTGAAACTGGCATTAATCGTCCAGCACTCTAAGGAATTCATCGCTTTGGCCGATATCGACGGTGTGATTACGTTTATCAACAGGGCAGGGGCCGAAATGATTGGCATTCGTGCAGCTGATATTGGCGGATACCCGGTCAAAAGCATTGTTTCCGGGGAGGAGAGAGACCGGCTGCAATCTGAGATTTTCCCCGCACTCCGGGAAACGGGGTCATGGGAAGGAGACCTCCGGTACCGGAATGCCAAAACAGGGAGTCTGGTCGATGTCCATGCGATGACATTCACCATCAAAGACCCCGATACCGGTGCACCGCTGTACCTTGCCAACGTGTCACTGGATATCACGGACCGGAAGAAGGCAGAGACTGCCTTAAAGGAAGTGAATAAAAAGCTCAATCTCCTCGGGAGTATCACCCGCCACGACATCCTGAACCAGCTGACGGTGGCGCAGGGGTATATGGAGATGCTGGAGATGGATGCATTTTTCCCGCCCGGGAGTCAGGAAGAGGAATATGCCAGAATTGTGTCGGGTGCCATCGAGACGATTGAACGGCAGATCCTCTTTACCCGGGATTACCAGGACCTGGGGGAGCAGGCTCCCGAATGGTATCATGTGGGCAGGATTATCGAGCAGAATTACCGTAACCTCGGATTCCGTGAGGTTTCGCTGGTAAATGACGTCGGTGATCTGGAGATATTTGCCGATCCGCTCTTTACCAAGGTCATCTACAACCTGTTTGATAATGCCGTGAAGCACGGCGAGACCATAACAACGATCACGTTCTCGTCTGCCCGGTCAGATGATCAGGTGGACCTCATCTGCGAGGATGACGGCGTGGGCATCCCGGATGACGTAAAAGAAAAGATATTCCGGCGGGAATTTTATAAGCATTCGGGCCTGGGCCTGTTCCTCTCCCGCGAGATCCTCTCGATCACCGGCCTCTCCATTGAGGAGACGGGAGAGGCGGGGAAGGGGGCCCGGTTTGTGATTCATATTCCGAAGGGACTGTTCCGGTTTGGGGAGTGAAGGGGGGAGAGTAATTGTACCGGAATCTATTCTTCGGCAGACACAAGAATCAGATTTTCTTTGAATCCGCCCCGTGTCTCACTCTTCTTTTTCCGTATCATTTCAAGTTCATCTCTTCCAGTCTGCCGCAATTCTGCCACACGGTAAATCACCTCAAGAAGATCTGCAAGTTCTTCAGCTGATTTTGTTTCGGTGTACTCATTCAGCTCTTCAAAGAGTTTTGACTCCATATATCCCAGAAACTCATCATCAGATACCTGCTCCACAACACATCGCTTCCCCTCTGCCCGGATAATATCAGGGATTCCATCCCGGACTGCCTTGTCATACATCTTCATGCGTCTGCCCACTCCCACGCTTCATAGCCCCGGACTTCAATGAGATAATCTGCTTTTTGCACAAGGTTTGCAAACGCATCTTCCTTCCAGTTTCCCTGTTCTGCCGGTTTTTTCCCCAAGAGTGAGATGGCAACCTCCCTTTCAAACTGTACCGGATAGACCTGACTGAGCTGGCCCCAGTAATCGGTGATGATGCCTTCTCTTCTTTCAAGGAGACTGCAGGATGGGATCATATCACTTTTTTTTCCATTTACTTTGTCCAGTGCAGGAAGCAGATTCCAGAGATCATTGTTCTTCCACCGGGCAAAGGGGAGCATATGATCCACATGCATCAGAGTCGCATCCCGGATCATCTTTCCGGACCATACGCATTCCAGAGGGCCTTCCCTGAAGGCATCCCGGTAGACCTTCTGTGCCATTGCAACTGCCCGTTCCGTTTCAGGAACGGTGGTGAGCAGAGTAAGAATGTGTTCTTTTGGAATGGACTGTTTACTTTTGGTATGGGAAAAATCCGCCCAGTTTTCGAGAATTGATTGTTCGCCGCTGATAAAACTCCCAAAGTATTCAAATGCCAGACACATATCTGCCGGGATATCAAAGACGCCAAAATTCTCCAGAACAAATTCGGGGTCAGGATACGCATCATTACGGATCCTGACACCATTTTTATCATATCCATATATCGAGTAATACTCATCAGACCGCGAACGCCCAATAAATTTCATGGGCTGGGTCACGATTGTCTCCCGAATGCTCTTGAACAGTCGCAGGACATCGGACGAAATCTCCTCAGAAATATCTCCATTCCGGTATTCATTCCAAAAGGCATTGAAGCCTCCACGGTCCCGATAGTAATCGGTCACTTTCTTAAATGCGGGACGGAATGCAATCTGCCTCCCTCCGCTGTTATCAGACGATTCATTGCTTCTCTGGGGAATAAATTCGGGAGATTCAATGATCGGGTAATAGTAGAGCACCCACCGTTCGACAAGAAGGCCAAGGGGATAACGAACTCTTCCGTCAGCTTCCTCCCGTAAATGTGAATATCTCTGGCAGACATCAATCGTCCCCCGGAGAAGAGCGAATTTATATGATGCGTCTTTTGCATCGCGTTCCAGAATTGAGTTGATTGTGCGCAGCGATGAGATGTCCATGGGGGTTCGTCCTGATGAGATATTGAATGGTGGCAGCGATGAAGATATGGATTTGAGAACAGTGTTCATGCTGCCATGACCATACCATATAAACAAGTACATCCAAGGTCTCACTATCCCATGGTGATACCATGAATGATCACCTCAACCCCGCCCTTCCTATTTCAAGGCCTGAAAATCACACCCTCAGTGATTTCCGGTCGTGGGCCTATTCCAGTATTCTCACAAATACCAACCGGAGTATCTTCGCAGAATATCTGGTCTGAGCTGCTCTCGGCGTTCTGGACACACCAAGGATTAAGTGGGACCGCTATGATTTCCAATATCAGTCAATGGGAATCGAGGTGAAGTCCTCTGCCTACATCCAGAGCTGGCATCAGGAACGACCCTCAAAGATTCAGTTCGATATTGCAAAGAAACGCCGTTTGGACTACGCAACAAATGCCTTTGACCCGGACTATCCCTGCAGGTGTGCGGACTGCTATGTATTCTGCCTTTTCACCGGCCGGAATGTCCGCCATGAAGATGTCCTCGATACATCGCTCAGGAAATTCTATGTGCTCCCTGCCGCCATCATTGAGGAGCGTTTTGGAGAACAGAAATCAGTGGCGCTTTCAAGGAATGAAGAGATTTATGAGGCGGTTTTTCATGAGGATTTGAAGGATAACATTGATGCAGTACTGAATGCGAGTGCTACCAAGAGATATGATGAATTGTCACCCGATAACAGGAATGCATAATGTGTGAAATATGACGATGTCCGGAAAAAATCATCACCACATACATATGGATGTTGCAGGATTAAGGCTTTAGTAAAGATAGAACAGCACATAGTATCCCATTTTTCTGACATATGAGCTGGCTGCATCCACAACAAATCACTCACATATAGACCTGGTCCGTTTGAAAATCACTCCCCAGCGTTAAGGACCATGACTGTAAGTATTCCTTAATTATTCCTTATACTGTTACAATTGTCTACTGGTTTTCGATGACTGGGATACCATACTACGCTGCTGCGGCCACACTGAGGAGGTTGATGAATCGATCTTCTCAAAAAGAGAAAATATGGTTTATCATACTTCATCCCGTTGTGGTTGTAAACACTCATTTAGGAGCGAATGGATACGAATATCAATCATTTATACGAAAGACAATTGCTAGAATTTGATTCACATACTTTCATTAGTGTGGATAATTCTCATATATCTGCTGATGATACAATTATCCAGTCAGGGAAGATAAGAGTCTGTTTTGGAGAGGTAATTAAATATGCCAAATAAATATTACAAAATAATAAATATTCGATATTTCCGTAATACAATCCGATACCTATATCTCCAATTATTTTGAAACTCGTTCATTGTATATAAATTGAAGAGAGTTCCCCACAGGCGTGGGGATGAACCTAGTATATTACTATACATTAACTAATTAGACATGAGTTCCCCACAGGCGTGGGGATGAACCTTCATACATCATACATCGATGGGAATTTTACCCGAGTTCCCCACAGGCGTGGGGATGAACCTGGTCAACATACAGATCAAAAATTTGATCTAAAGAGTTCCCCACAGGCGTGGGGATGAACCTGTTATCAGGCTTCATTCCTTTGGCGAAATCCAGAGTTCCCCACAGGCGTGGGGATGAACCTATATCTTTGATGGTGGAGACTGCCCGCTGAGGGAGTTCCCCACAGGCGTGGGGATGAACCTATACTTCTGATATACTCCATTCTACCAAAATCGAGTTCCCCACAGGCGTGGGGATGAACCTTCCTTTTTGATTGATCTCTTTTCTGTGGTCTTGAGTTCCCCACAGGCGTGGGGATGAACCTCATTGGTGCAAGCAGTGTTGCCGGGAATCAGAGAGTTCCCCACAGGCGTGGGGATGAACCGGAGTGTTGTTCAGATTCACAGCGAACAACCCGGAGTTCCCCACAGGCGTGGGGATGAACCTGACATTGCAACGTATCTTGCAACAAAGGGGCTGAGTTCCCCACAGGCGTGGGGATGAACCTTTGTGCTGCAATATACTGTCTGTGTGGTGTGTGAGTTCCCCACAGGCGTGGGGATGAACCGGTATTTATCCAACATATCTTTTTATTATCATTGAGTTCCCCACAGGCGTGGGGATGAACCTCCCCCATACAGCAGAGGAAACATAGATAAATTGAGTTCCCCACAGGCGTGGGGATGAACCTATTGCACCCGTAGAACAGTGGTAGTTCGCCGTGAGTTCCCCACAGGCGTGGGGATGAACCTGCGTATCACGCGCGAAAAAGAGAAGAAAGGAAGAGTTCCCCACAGGCGTGGGGATGAACCTAAAGGCCATGGTCGCTGATGGGTCACGGACATGAGTTCCCCACAGGCGTGGGGATGAACCTGCATCATCATCGCAGTAATCATCAACCAAACTGAGTTCCCCACAGGCGTGGGGATGAACCTTTGGCCTTCCAGTAAGTGTCATTCGACACCACGAGTTCCCCACAGGCGTGGGGATGAACCGCCACTTTTGATCGGAAACGGATATGAAAACAAGAGTTCCCCACAGACGTGGGGATGAACAAGAGTCCACCAGTTAAAATGGTGGACAATGTTTTTAGTAATATATGCCAAGGCATACCTATGCAGGAAGGAGAAAAACCCGAACATCTCTGCACTTACCTGGCCTTTGATACAGAGACCACAGGGCTTGCCGGAAATGAGAATACACGACTCATTGAGATTGCCTGGGTAAAGGGCACCTTCTCTTCCCGTAACGCAGAAACATGGCAGTATCTCATCAAGCCGAAAGGGATGCTTGTTCCCGAAAAAATTACCGATTTAACTGGAATAACGGATGAAATGCTCTGCACCTCCGGAATTCCGGTACGGGATGCACTTGCCGCATTTTCTGACGCCGTCAGGTCCTCTGACTGTGTCATTGCGCACAATATGTCCTTTGATAAAACCATCATCGCTGACGAATGCAGCCTTCTTGGAATTCAGGACCCTCTCAGCAGTGCAACTCTTCTCTGCACCATGAAAGCCGGCGTCGCGTATGGAAAGAAAAACACAAACCGGCCATCGAAAAAAACCATCTCCCTGATCAATCTCCATAAAGCTATCTTCGGCATCGCTCCCCCGACATCGCATCGTGCACTGCCGGATGCCATATCCTGCGCCCGGTGTGCCTGGATTCTTGCGAAATCAGATACCTTTCAGGAAAACGCTGCCTTTTGCAGATAAACACACAATCCCCAAAATTTATGCACTATCTCTCTAACAAACACATATGAATCCTCCCTCAGCCCCCCTGAAAACATACTATCCATTCTGGGGAAAAACATCCAGAGATGAACAATCCGTTGACCCATATCATCTGCTGGTGTACCATTGCCTGGATGCAGCGGCAGTTGCCGGTGTCATCCTCGACAAAAATCCGTACCTGAGAGAGAGATTTACATCCCTGTTCCCGTCCGGGAATGAACAGATCCAAAACTACATACAATTCAGTGTCGCCCTTCACGACCTCGGAAAATTTTCCGGACGATTTCAGTCCCTTTCACGGGATACCTTTTCTCTCCTGAATCCCGGTAAAACCGGGAAACCCTACCTTCCCGGCATCCGTCACGATGCAATGGGAACAGCACTTATCACCGAAACACTCTGGGAAACAGTCCGGGAGGAAGAATGGTTCCCGTTTGATTACAATGAAGCAGACGAATTTGACTGGCTGGATGTCTGGGAGGCATGGTTTCAGCCCATCTCCGGCCATCACGGGTCACCAACAAAGCCCCTGTCCGGACAAAAAATTACCATATCTTCCCTCTTCTCACCGGAAGAAACAGAAGCAGCTCTTGATTTCTCCTATGACTGTTACCGGCTCTTTCTGGATGATTCTGTGAATCCTCTCACATATTCAGATGAACTGCTCTCTTCGGTCAAAAGAGGCTCATGGCTCCTTGCAGGGCTGACCATTCT
This window harbors:
- a CDS encoding PAS domain S-box protein, with the protein product MDSPLSVLIISEKSPAATITEKIRELNTDCTIDTAESGKTALIFLENNIYDLIIIQYPTRDLSGAKLLEALREEKIDIPVIVIVGKADEGSLPAALYRGPECTVLPASEQAYTNERIQHKIAAVLDKKRREEAFETHRIQSSGIITHIPDPTFAIDREGRVIAWNKAIEDLTGVPAADILGKGDYEYSIPFYGHRVPTLINFLEISEEELGSLGYHVLQRTKNAISIESTLIEIKGKKYYVRANASLIYDRSGNITGAIESITDITALKDVENALRESKDKFRGITERISDLILSTDTDGMITYASPSAETILGYEPEFMYGKGPEEFLLPNDLEVVHTAIGKLKQGAEVKGLEISFRKKDGRYAILEMSGSPVMESGVVSGMQVIGRDVTGKKLAEERIFRLLREQKELLGIINKSPAVVFLWKAEENWPVERVTENVSLFGYTVDDFVSGRVIFSSIIHPDDLEQVGAEVKYYSAHQTDNFVQKYRIYGKDRKIHWIEDFTHIRRSKTGSITHYQGIIIDITERKLAEEALQLSRSRYRQLFESSPISLWEEDFSAGKKGLDRLKEAGVTDFRAYFEEHPEEVVRFAGMAEILDVNNATLHLLKAENKDELTAGLGNIFTDESLKTFREELITLAEGGLRYTGEGGHKTLSGDEISVILQMVVAPGYEQSLGRVLISLLDITDRKRAEEALAREKANIEYILDSLPGMFYMFYLFDSTGRFIRWNKNLETLTGYSGEEISRMKPLEFIDEKYQDTVTEGIRKAFSEGYADIEAGIVTKDGRKIPFLFSASSKIIGDSSYILGMGLDISRTKEAEQEILKLALIVQHSKEFIALADIDGVITFINRAGAEMIGIRAADIGGYPVKSIVSGEERDRLQSEIFPALRETGSWEGDLRYRNAKTGSLVDVHAMTFTIKDPDTGAPLYLANVSLDITDRKKAETALKEVNKKLNLLGSITRHDILNQLTVAQGYMEMLEMDAFFPPGSQEEEYARIVSGAIETIERQILFTRDYQDLGEQAPEWYHVGRIIEQNYRNLGFREVSLVNDVGDLEIFADPLFTKVIYNLFDNAVKHGETITTITFSSARSDDQVDLICEDDGVGIPDDVKEKIFRREFYKHSGLGLFLSREILSITGLSIEETGEAGKGARFVIHIPKGLFRFGE
- a CDS encoding nucleoside triphosphate pyrophosphohydrolase; this encodes MKMYDKAVRDGIPDIIRAEGKRCVVEQVSDDEFLGYMESKLFEELNEYTETKSAEELADLLEVIYRVAELRQTGRDELEMIRKKKSETRGGFKENLILVSAEE
- a CDS encoding HNH endonuclease domain-containing protein, which codes for MNTVLKSISSSLPPFNISSGRTPMDISSLRTINSILERDAKDASYKFALLRGTIDVCQRYSHLREEADGRVRYPLGLLVERWVLYYYPIIESPEFIPQRSNESSDNSGGRQIAFRPAFKKVTDYYRDRGGFNAFWNEYRNGDISEEISSDVLRLFKSIRETIVTQPMKFIGRSRSDEYYSIYGYDKNGVRIRNDAYPDPEFVLENFGVFDIPADMCLAFEYFGSFISGEQSILENWADFSHTKSKQSIPKEHILTLLTTVPETERAVAMAQKVYRDAFREGPLECVWSGKMIRDATLMHVDHMLPFARWKNNDLWNLLPALDKVNGKKSDMIPSCSLLERREGIITDYWGQLSQVYPVQFEREVAISLLGKKPAEQGNWKEDAFANLVQKADYLIEVRGYEAWEWADA
- a CDS encoding 3'-5' exonuclease encodes the protein MQEGEKPEHLCTYLAFDTETTGLAGNENTRLIEIAWVKGTFSSRNAETWQYLIKPKGMLVPEKITDLTGITDEMLCTSGIPVRDALAAFSDAVRSSDCVIAHNMSFDKTIIADECSLLGIQDPLSSATLLCTMKAGVAYGKKNTNRPSKKTISLINLHKAIFGIAPPTSHRALPDAISCARCAWILAKSDTFQENAAFCR